A genomic stretch from Telopea speciosissima isolate NSW1024214 ecotype Mountain lineage chromosome 7, Tspe_v1, whole genome shotgun sequence includes:
- the LOC122668073 gene encoding putative disease resistance protein At1g50180 isoform X1, protein MAASIYSIAQKLALMISNEADFLSGVPDQAQSLCNEISLMTSALRDASEKRQTRNEVEEWLKQVRDVVMNAEDVIDLFIFGAERERHRNFLTRYICYPNQLLNLHQFGKEIENSIKKINQLSIRRSSLGLETNSGAESSSSIRMITNIEQGLPFRRRQDRVVDDFYVIGFEKEENEIVKKLVTPIVPQRPCPATGVVVVVSIVGMGGSGKTTLARNVYKRNDVKEHFQTRAWISVSQQYDIRDLLPCHPRTDHQASHPALRIRRR, encoded by the exons ATGGCTGCAAGCATCTATTCCA TTGCACAGAAATTAGCTTTGATGATATCAAATGAAGCTGATTTCCTCTCCGGAGTGCCCGATCAAGCCCAATCACTATGCAACGAGATCAGTTTGATGACTTCTGCGTTGCGAGACGCCAGTGAGAAGCGGCAAACAAGAAATGAGGTGGAAGAATGGCTGAAACAGGTTAGAGATGTTGTCATGAATGCCGAGGATGTGATCGACTTGTTCATCTTTGGAGCAGAGCGAGAACGGCACAGAAACTTCCTGACCAGGTACATCTGCTACCCGAATCAACTACTTAATCTCCACCAGTTtgggaaagaaatagaaaattccATTAAAAAGATTAACCAGCTTTCAATTAGGAGATCTAGTTTGGGGCTTGAAACTAATTCAGGGGCAGAGTCATCAAGTTCAATTCGTATGATCACGAATATTGAACAAGGCCTACCGTTTCGTCGTCGGCAAGATAGGGTGGTCGATGATTTCTATGTCATCGGATTTGAAAAGGAAGAGAATGAAATAGTAAAGAAGTTGGTAACACCCATAGTGCCCCAACGACCATGTCCTGCTActggtgttgttgttgttgtttcaaTAGTTGGAATGGGCGGTAGTGGTAAAACTACCCTTGCTAGAAATGTTTACAAACGGAATGATGTTAAAGAACATTTTCAAACTCGTGCCTGGATTTCTGTGTCTCAACAATACGATATAAGAGATCTTCTACCATGTCATCCTAGAACAGATCATCAAGCTTCTCACCCGGCCCTGAGGATAAGAAGGAGGTAG
- the LOC122668073 gene encoding putative disease resistance protein At1g50180 isoform X2 produces the protein MKLISSLEYKIRPISNEADFLSGVPDQAQSLCNEISLMTSALRDASEKRQTRNEVEEWLKQVRDVVMNAEDVIDLFIFGAERERHRNFLTRYICYPNQLLNLHQFGKEIENSIKKINQLSIRRSSLGLETNSGAESSSSIRMITNIEQGLPFRRRQDRVVDDFYVIGFEKEENEIVKKLVTPIVPQRPCPATGVVVVVSIVGMGGSGKTTLARNVYKRNDVKEHFQTRAWISVSQQYDIRDLLPCHPRTDHQASHPALRIRRR, from the exons ATGAAGCTGATTTCCTCTTTGGAGTACAAGATCAGGCC GATATCAAATGAAGCTGATTTCCTCTCCGGAGTGCCCGATCAAGCCCAATCACTATGCAACGAGATCAGTTTGATGACTTCTGCGTTGCGAGACGCCAGTGAGAAGCGGCAAACAAGAAATGAGGTGGAAGAATGGCTGAAACAGGTTAGAGATGTTGTCATGAATGCCGAGGATGTGATCGACTTGTTCATCTTTGGAGCAGAGCGAGAACGGCACAGAAACTTCCTGACCAGGTACATCTGCTACCCGAATCAACTACTTAATCTCCACCAGTTtgggaaagaaatagaaaattccATTAAAAAGATTAACCAGCTTTCAATTAGGAGATCTAGTTTGGGGCTTGAAACTAATTCAGGGGCAGAGTCATCAAGTTCAATTCGTATGATCACGAATATTGAACAAGGCCTACCGTTTCGTCGTCGGCAAGATAGGGTGGTCGATGATTTCTATGTCATCGGATTTGAAAAGGAAGAGAATGAAATAGTAAAGAAGTTGGTAACACCCATAGTGCCCCAACGACCATGTCCTGCTActggtgttgttgttgttgtttcaaTAGTTGGAATGGGCGGTAGTGGTAAAACTACCCTTGCTAGAAATGTTTACAAACGGAATGATGTTAAAGAACATTTTCAAACTCGTGCCTGGATTTCTGTGTCTCAACAATACGATATAAGAGATCTTCTACCATGTCATCCTAGAACAGATCATCAAGCTTCTCACCCGGCCCTGAGGATAAGAAGGAGGTAG
- the LOC122668070 gene encoding putative disease resistance RPP13-like protein 3, whose protein sequence is MAASIYSIAQHLALMISNEADFLFGVQDQAQLLSNEIRLMSSALRDASEKRRTRNEVEEWLNQVRDVVMEAEDVIDFFFFRAGRQRYRNILTRYICYPNLLYNLHKFGREIENSNKKINQLSVRRSMLGLATTEAGQSSVDMNRNKQDPPFLRVDRVEEFCVIGLEEEEKKIVNKLLVQWMEPQRPCSTVVVSIVGMGGSGKTTLARKVYKRIDVKEHFQTRAWISVSQQYRIKDLLLVIIEQIKPLTSKEKKELNVESLIHRLKSHLRETTYLIVFDDLWRPEDWDMLKQALPVQGEGFQSRVLVTTRNETVARCADPSTDPYFQRLLNEDESWSLFLTKVMGSKYYSGCLEDLEDLGQKIVHKCHGLPLAIVVLGGLLSIKPKTHIVWSKILDGVNWELNQNERSCQRVLALSYTDLPDHLKPCFLYVGVFPEDSEIPRYKLIWLWVAEGFIQPRGRLTMEDVAEDYLEELIQRSMIQATGRSYDGRVTTCRIHDLVRDLAISEAKQERFLEVVGSYSENLMISPNKPRRLSIIEFPGGMHMHDSPTNALNQGTTAPPPNHLRSLLCLSGNIERNMWVKKSLYGAMKLLRVLDLEGAPLGSIPSRLLKQIGKLILLKYLSLRGSFLEKLPSSIGDLQNLQTLDLGSTHFTQLPMTMMKLQQLRNLVFATTLGVGLQDFDCPLDHMTNLQTLMLHEGKWMRRLDKLTNLRALLIISEGSRSYSYKEALLNAIPKLNHLRGLCLTCFECKEALVLPVSFSHHLELYHMYLEGIIGIRDFPSNLTTLTLSFQGGQLVDELMANLKKLPKLRCLVLSMADLGSKIIFSADGFRQLEELILHKLYDLQELTMEEGALPNLRVLRILHCSALKRLPCGLKQMFTLQELTLTEELEYRVRKDTGDDWEIIKHIPSIETKSNSVFLRNFYYQWC, encoded by the exons ATGGCTGCAAGCATCTATTCCATTGCACAGCATTTAGCTTTAATGATATCAAATGAAGCTGATTTCCTCTTTGGAGTACAAGATCAGGCCCAATTGTTAAGCAACGAGATCAGATTGATGAGTTCTGCATTACGAGACGCGAGCGAGAAACGCCGCACAAGAAATGAGGTGGAAGAATGGCTGAACCAAGTTAGAGATGTTGTCATGGAGGCCGAGGATGTGattgacttcttcttctttcgagCAGGGAGACAACGGTACAGAAATATCCTTACCAGGTACATCTGCTACCCCAATCTACTATATAATCTCCACAAATTTGGGAGGGAAATTGAAAATTCCAATAAAAAGATTAACCAGCTTTCAGTTAGGAGATCTATGCTGGGCCTTGCAACTACAGAGGCAGGGCAAAGTTCAGTTGATATGAACAGGAATAAACAAGATCCGCCTTTTCTTCGGGTAGATCGTGTCGAAGAATTCTGTGTCATCGgattggaagaggaagagaaaaaaatagtaaacaagTTGTTGGTACAGTGGATGGAGCCCCAGCGGCCATGTTCTACTGTTGTTGtttcaattgtaggaatgggtGGCAGTGGCAAAACCACCCTTGCTAGAAAAGTCTACAAAAGGATTGATGTTAAGGAACATTTTCAGACTCGTGCTTGGATTTCTGTCTCTCAACAATATAGAATAAAAGATCTTCTCCTGGTCATTATAGAACAGATCAAGCCCCTCACCTCTAAGGAGAAGAAGGAGCTAAATGTCGAAAGCTTGATCCATAGGCTCAAAAGTCACTTGAGAGAAACAACCTACCTAATTGTATTTGATGACTTATGGAGGCCTGAAGACTGGGACATGTTGAAACAAGCACTTCCAGTTCAGGGAGAAGGTTTTCAAAGCAGGGTGCTGGTTACCACTCGCAATGAAACCGTAGCTAGATGTGCAGACCCCTCCACAGATCCCTATTTCCAGCGCCTTTTGAATGAAGATGAGAGTTGGAGTCTCTTCCTGACAAAGGTGATGGGCAGTAAGTATTATTCAGGTTGCCTTGAAGATTTGGAGGATTTGGGGCAAAAAATTGTTCACAAGTGTCATGGATTGCCACTGGCCATCGTAGTATTAGGTGGTCTCTTATCCATTAAACCGAAGACACATATTGTCTGGTCCAAGATTCTTGATGGTGTAAATTGGGAGCTAAATCAGAATGAACGGAGTTGCCAACGAGTATTGGCTCTGAGCTATACTGACCTACCAGATCATTTGAAGCCTTGTTTCCTCTATGTAGGTGTTTTCCCAGAAGACTCTGAGATCCCACGTTATAAATTGATATGGTTATGGGTGGCAGAAGGTTTCATACAACCAAGGGGACGCTTGACGATGGAAGATGTGGCCGAGGATTACTTGGAGGAGCTTATCCAACGAAGCATGATCCAAGCAACAGGTCGAAGTTATGATGGACGTGTCACAACTTGCCGTATCCATGATCTTGTCCGAGATCTAGCAATTTCAGAAGCTAAGCAAGAGAGATTTCTTGAAGTTGTTGGGAGTTATAGTGAGAATTTGATGATTTCCCCAAATAAACCTCGTCGGCTTTCCATCATTGAATTTCCTGGAGGAATGCATATGCATGATAGTCCAACAAATGCTCTAAACCAAGGTACTACAGCACCACCACCAAATCATCTCCGTTCCTTATTGTGCTTATCTGGAAATATTGAGAGAAACATGTGGGTGAAGAAGTCTCTTTATGGAGCCATGAAACTACTGAGAGTCTTAGATCTAGAGGGTGCGCCTTTAGGTTCTATACCTAGTAGGTTGCTCAAGCAGATTGGAAAACTCATCCTCCTTAAGTAC TTGAGCCTACGTGGTTCCTTCTTAGAGAAACTTCCATCTTCGATAGGAGACCTGCAAAATCTACAAACGTTGGATTTAGGTTCTACTCATTTCACACAACTACCTATGACAATGATGAAACTGCAGCAGCTAAGAAATCTTGTTTTCGCTACTACGCTTGGAGTTGGTCTCCAGGACTTTGATTGCCCTCTGGACCACATGACGAACCTGCAGACACTGATGTTACATGAAGGAAAATGGATGCGTAGGCTGGATAAGTTGACTAATCTGAGAGCACTACTTATAATCTCAGAAGGGAGTCGGTCGTATTCATACAAAGAGGCATTGTTAAATGCCATCCCCAAATTGAACCACCTTCGGGGCCTTTGTCTGACATGTTTCGAATGTAAAGAGGCACTAGTCCTTCCTGTTTCATTCTCTCACCACTTGGAGCTCTATCATATGTATTTGGAAGGAATAATTGGAATTCGAGATTTTCCCTCCAATCTCACCACCTTAACATTGAGTTTTCAGGGAGGACAATTGGTAGACGAACTGATGGCAAACCTAAAGAAGCTACCCAAACTAAGGTGTCTCGTCTTGAGTATGGCAGATCTAGGATCCAAAATTATTTTCTCTGCTGATGGGTTTCGTCAACTTGAGGAATTGATATTGCATAAATTATATGACTTACAGGAGTTGACGATGGAGGAAGGAGCATTACCGAACCTTAGGGTTTTAAGGATTCTACATTGTTCTGCGTTAAAAAGGCTTCCATGTGGATTGAAACAAATGTTCACTCTTCAGGAACTTACCTTGACAGAAGAGCTTGAATACAGGGTCCGGAAAGATACAGGAGATGATTGGGAGATCATCAAACACATACCCTCCattgaaaccaaatcaaattctgtttttttaagaaatttttatTATCAATGGTGCTGA
- the LOC122667390 gene encoding putative disease resistance protein At1g50180 — translation MSASIFSIAQNIALLISNEANFISGLPDQVESLGNEISLMTSAVQDASEKRGTRKEVKEWVNQVRNVVMEAEDVIDFFIFRAERQRHRNFLTRYISYPIQLYNLHKLGREIENSTKKINQLSVRRSMLGLATSESGQSSIGMLSNERGLHFRRGDLVEEFCVIGFQKEENEIVKKLLKPIKQQLPQPCPATVVVVVVVVVVVSIVVGMGGSDIFPEDFEIPRCRLIRLWVAEGFIQPRGWLTILEDVAEEYLGGASLSKEA, via the exons atgtctGCGAGCATCTTTTCCATTGCACAGAATATAGCATTGTTGATATCAAATGAAGCTAATTTCATCTCAGGATTGCCCGATCAGGTGGAATCGCTAGGCAACGAGATCAGTTTGATGACTTCTGCAGTGCAAGACGCCAGTGAGAAACGCGGAACAAGAAAAGAGGTGAAAGAATGGGTGAACCAGGTTAGAAATGTTGTCATGGAAGCTGAGGATGTGATTGACTTCTTCATCTTTCGAGCAGAGCGACAACGGCACAGAAACTTCCTAACTAGGTACATCTCCTACCCGATTCAACTATATAATCTGCACAAGTTAGGGAGGGAAATAGAAAATTCCACAAAAAAGATAAACCAACTTTCAGTTAGGAGATCTATGCTGGGCCTTGCAACTTCAGAGTCAGGCCAAAGTTCAATCGGTATGCTATCGAATGAACGAGGCCTGCATTTTCGTCGGGGAGATCTTGTTGAAGAATTCTGTGTCATCGGATTCCAAAAGGAAGAGAATGAAATAGTGAAGAAGTTGTTGAAACCCATAAAGCAGCAGCTCCCACAGCCTTGTCCTGctactgttgttgttgttgttgttgttgttgttgttgtttcaaTAGTAGTAGGAATGGGTGGTAGTG ATATTTTTCCAGAAGACTTTGAGATCCCACGCTGTAGGTTGATCCGACTATGGGTAGCAGAAGGCTTCATACAACCGAGAGGATGGTTGACGATATTGGAAGATGTGGCCGAGGAATACTTGGGAGGAGCTAGCTTATCCAAAGAAGCATGA